Proteins co-encoded in one Streptomyces sp. NBC_01283 genomic window:
- the mnmA gene encoding tRNA 2-thiouridine(34) synthase MnmA, translating into MTENRTPQRPRPLRVLAAMSGGVDSAVAAARAAEAGHDVTGVHLALSANPQSFRTGARGCCTIEDSRDARRAADVIGIPFYVWDLAERFREDVVEDFIAEYEAGRTPNPCLRCNEKIKFAALLDKALALGFDAVVTGHYATVVVNDDGTRELHRASDMAKDQSYVLGVLDDRQLAHAMFPLGDTLTTKEEIRAEAEERGLAVAKKPDSHDICFIADGDTQGFLADRLGKAEGDIVDADGNKLGTHEGAFGYTIGQRKGLRIGTPAPDGKPRYVLDISPVNNTVTVGPAADLDVTGLTAIKPRWCGAAPSGPGTYTAQLRAHGGETSVRAELVDGSELRVSFDEPVRGVAPGQAIVLYDGTRVVGSATIATTERATAAA; encoded by the coding sequence ATGACTGAGAACCGGACCCCGCAGCGCCCCCGCCCCCTTCGCGTACTCGCCGCCATGTCGGGCGGCGTGGACTCCGCCGTCGCCGCCGCGCGAGCCGCCGAAGCAGGCCACGACGTCACCGGAGTGCACCTGGCACTCTCGGCGAACCCGCAATCGTTCCGCACGGGCGCGCGAGGCTGTTGCACCATCGAGGACTCCCGCGACGCCCGCCGCGCCGCGGACGTCATCGGCATCCCGTTCTACGTGTGGGACCTGGCCGAGCGGTTCCGCGAGGACGTCGTCGAGGACTTCATCGCCGAGTACGAGGCGGGGCGCACCCCCAACCCGTGCCTGCGCTGCAACGAGAAGATCAAGTTCGCCGCGCTCCTGGACAAGGCCCTCGCGCTCGGCTTCGACGCGGTCGTCACCGGTCACTACGCCACGGTGGTCGTGAACGACGACGGCACGCGCGAGCTGCACCGCGCCTCGGACATGGCCAAGGACCAGAGCTACGTCCTCGGGGTCCTGGACGACCGTCAGCTCGCCCACGCCATGTTCCCCCTCGGTGACACGCTCACCACCAAGGAGGAGATCCGCGCGGAGGCCGAGGAGCGAGGCCTGGCCGTCGCCAAGAAGCCCGACAGCCACGACATCTGCTTCATCGCCGACGGCGACACCCAGGGCTTCCTCGCGGACCGCCTCGGCAAGGCGGAGGGCGACATCGTCGACGCCGACGGCAACAAGCTGGGCACCCACGAGGGCGCCTTCGGCTACACCATCGGCCAGCGCAAGGGCCTGCGGATCGGTACCCCGGCCCCCGACGGCAAGCCGCGCTACGTCCTGGACATCTCCCCGGTGAACAACACCGTGACGGTCGGCCCCGCGGCCGACCTGGACGTCACGGGCCTGACGGCGATCAAGCCCCGCTGGTGCGGCGCGGCCCCCTCCGGGCCCGGCACGTACACCGCGCAGCTGCGGGCGCACGGGGGAGAGACGTCGGTGCGCGCGGAGCTGGTCGACGGATCGGAGCTGCGCGTCTCGTTCGACGAGCCCGTGCGCGGTGTGGCCCCCGGCCAGGCGATCGTGCTCTACGACGGCACGCGCGTGGTCGGCTCGGCGACGATCGCGACGACGGAGAGGGCGACGGCGGCGGCCTAG
- a CDS encoding N-acetylmuramoyl-L-alanine amidase has translation MGEEQDSTAEREQGRRGVNRRTLLIGGAAAAVGTAALASDKLSRLWWRLPGVVKKRKEGEVDARGAQWIAASDYNWRRADRPDDYDIDMVVIHVVQGGYATALRVFKDPAHGAAAHYVVRKDGHVAQMIRELDVAFHAGNKSYNERSIGIEHEGFVDKKSSFTDAMYASSARLTAGICKRYDIPVDREHIIGHVEVPGTDHTDPGPHWDWDRYMKLVEKARTALA, from the coding sequence ATGGGGGAAGAACAGGACTCGACGGCGGAGCGCGAGCAGGGGCGCCGTGGCGTGAACCGGCGGACGCTCCTTATCGGTGGCGCCGCGGCGGCCGTCGGCACGGCCGCGCTCGCGTCGGACAAGCTGAGCCGCCTGTGGTGGCGCCTTCCCGGCGTCGTCAAGAAGCGCAAGGAGGGCGAGGTCGACGCCCGGGGCGCGCAGTGGATCGCGGCGTCCGACTACAACTGGCGACGGGCGGACCGGCCCGACGACTACGACATAGACATGGTCGTCATCCACGTCGTGCAGGGCGGGTACGCGACGGCGCTGAGGGTCTTCAAGGACCCCGCGCACGGTGCGGCGGCCCATTACGTGGTGCGCAAGGACGGTCACGTGGCCCAGATGATCCGCGAGCTGGACGTGGCGTTCCACGCGGGGAACAAGAGCTACAACGAACGGAGCATCGGCATCGAGCACGAGGGCTTCGTCGACAAGAAGTCCTCGTTCACCGACGCCATGTACGCGTCGTCGGCGCGGCTCACCGCCGGGATCTGCAAGCGGTACGACATCCCGGTGGACCGCGAGCACATCATCGGGCACGTGGAGGTGCCCGGCACGGACCACACCGATCCGGGCCCGCACTGGGACTGGGACCGGTACATGAAGCTCGTCGAGAAGGCCCGCACCGCCCTCGCGTGA
- a CDS encoding cytochrome P450 has translation MEFTLKANLRSRIAARLGRIYLSRIQKNGISASAISRLPEPLLAPMRRDGLDPVARLTEHQAEQPISKVPLPFGMDAWVVTGYDEVKAVLGATDGFSNDFTNLAGNAGVVDDHHPGGLGFSDPPVHTHLRRILTPEFTMRRLRRLTPRIEAIVEERLDAMEAAEGPVDLVQAFALPIPSLTICELLGVPYEDRHDFQQLAMERFDLFAGATAPFGAISASLSYFRDVVKKQRENPGDGLLGMIVKEHGDTVDDEELAGLADGILTGGFETTASMVALGSLLLLRDPETAARLREDDAAAAPFVEEALRYLTVVQVAFPRFAREDIEIAGVRIPKGDLVLCSLSGGNRDAKYTPDGGGFDPHRKASGHLAFGYGIHRCIGAELARMELRAAYPALVKRFPEMRLAVGSDELAFRKLSIVYGVESLPVHLR, from the coding sequence ATGGAGTTCACATTGAAGGCGAACCTCCGCTCTCGCATAGCCGCGCGGCTCGGGCGCATCTACCTCTCCAGGATCCAGAAGAACGGGATCAGCGCCTCCGCGATCTCGCGCCTTCCCGAGCCCCTGCTCGCGCCGATGCGCCGCGACGGGCTCGACCCGGTCGCCCGGCTCACCGAGCACCAGGCGGAGCAGCCGATCTCCAAGGTGCCGCTGCCGTTCGGCATGGACGCCTGGGTGGTCACCGGGTACGACGAGGTGAAGGCCGTCCTCGGCGCCACCGACGGCTTCAGCAACGACTTCACGAACCTCGCGGGCAACGCCGGTGTCGTCGACGACCACCACCCCGGCGGCCTCGGCTTCAGCGACCCCCCGGTCCACACGCATCTGCGCCGCATCCTCACGCCCGAGTTCACGATGCGCAGGCTGCGCCGCCTCACGCCCCGCATCGAGGCCATCGTCGAGGAGCGGCTCGACGCCATGGAGGCCGCCGAAGGGCCCGTCGACCTCGTCCAGGCCTTCGCGCTGCCGATCCCCTCGCTGACGATCTGCGAACTGCTCGGCGTGCCCTACGAGGACCGCCACGACTTCCAGCAGCTGGCCATGGAGCGCTTCGACCTCTTCGCCGGGGCGACCGCTCCCTTCGGGGCGATATCCGCCTCGCTCTCCTACTTCCGGGACGTCGTCAAGAAGCAGCGCGAGAACCCGGGCGACGGACTGCTCGGCATGATCGTGAAGGAGCACGGAGACACCGTCGACGACGAGGAGCTCGCCGGTCTCGCCGACGGCATCCTCACCGGCGGCTTCGAGACGACCGCGAGCATGGTGGCCCTCGGCTCCCTGCTGCTCCTGCGGGACCCGGAGACCGCGGCGCGGCTGCGCGAGGACGACGCGGCGGCCGCCCCCTTCGTCGAGGAGGCGCTGCGCTACCTCACCGTCGTGCAGGTGGCCTTCCCGCGCTTCGCCCGCGAGGACATCGAGATAGCCGGGGTGCGCATACCCAAGGGCGACCTGGTCCTGTGCTCCCTGAGCGGCGGCAACCGCGACGCGAAGTACACCCCTGACGGCGGCGGCTTCGACCCGCACCGCAAGGCCTCGGGCCACCTCGCATTCGGCTACGGCATCCACCGCTGCATCGGCGCCGAGCTGGCCCGCATGGAGCTGCGCGCCGCCTACCCCGCCCTGGTCAAGCGCTTCCCCGAGATGCGGCTCGCGGTCGGCTCCGACGAGCTCGCCTTCCGCAAGCTGTCCATCGTCTACGGGGTGGAGTCACTGCCCGTGCACCTGCGCTAG
- a CDS encoding cysteine desulfurase family protein → MAYLDHAATTPMLPEAIAAMTAQLAVTGNASSLHAAGRRARRTVEEARETLAESLGARPSETVFTAGGTEADNLAVKGLYWARRDADPARTRVLASPVEHHAVLDAVHWLGEHEGATVEYLPVDAYGRVHPEVLREAIARNPDDVALATVMWANNEIGTLQPIRELADVAGEFDIPLHADAVQAFGQVPVDFGASGLAAMTVSGHKIGGPYGIGALLLGREYSPVPVLHGGGQERHVRSGTLDVPAIAAFAVAGKHAASQREWFAREIGALRDELVAAVRAEVPAAILGGDPVGRLPANAHFTFPGCEGDSLLLLLDAQGIECSTGSACTAGVAQPSHVLLATGTDPDLARGTLRFSLGHTSTKADVTAVAQAIGPAVERARTAGLS, encoded by the coding sequence ATGGCCTACCTCGACCACGCAGCGACCACTCCGATGCTCCCGGAGGCGATCGCGGCGATGACCGCCCAGCTCGCCGTCACCGGCAACGCGTCCTCCTTGCACGCCGCGGGGCGCCGGGCGCGACGCACCGTCGAGGAGGCCCGCGAGACGCTCGCCGAGTCGCTCGGCGCGCGCCCCAGCGAGACCGTCTTCACCGCGGGCGGCACGGAGGCCGACAACCTCGCCGTGAAGGGCCTGTACTGGGCGAGACGCGACGCCGACCCCGCGCGGACCCGGGTGCTCGCGAGCCCCGTCGAGCACCACGCCGTCCTCGACGCCGTGCACTGGCTCGGCGAGCACGAAGGCGCCACCGTCGAGTACCTCCCCGTCGACGCCTACGGCCGCGTGCACCCCGAAGTGCTGCGCGAGGCGATCGCGCGCAACCCCGACGACGTGGCCCTCGCCACCGTCATGTGGGCCAACAACGAGATCGGCACCCTCCAGCCGATCCGTGAACTCGCCGACGTGGCGGGGGAGTTCGACATCCCGCTGCATGCCGACGCGGTGCAGGCCTTCGGCCAGGTGCCCGTCGACTTCGGTGCGTCCGGGCTCGCCGCGATGACCGTCTCCGGACACAAGATCGGCGGTCCGTACGGCATCGGGGCGCTGCTCCTGGGCCGTGAGTACAGCCCCGTGCCCGTCCTGCACGGCGGCGGGCAGGAGCGGCATGTGCGCTCCGGGACGCTCGACGTGCCCGCGATCGCCGCGTTCGCCGTGGCCGGGAAGCACGCCGCCTCGCAGCGCGAGTGGTTCGCCCGCGAGATCGGGGCGCTGCGGGACGAGCTGGTCGCCGCCGTGCGCGCGGAGGTCCCCGCCGCGATCCTGGGGGGAGACCCGGTCGGCCGGCTGCCCGCGAACGCGCACTTCACCTTTCCCGGCTGCGAGGGGGACTCCCTTCTCCTGCTGCTCGACGCGCAGGGCATCGAGTGCTCCACCGGCTCGGCGTGCACGGCGGGCGTGGCCCAGCCCAGTCACGTCCTGCTCGCCACCGGCACCGACCCCGACCTGGCGCGCGGCACGCTCCGCTTCTCCCTCGGACACACCTCGACGAAGGCGGACGTGACCGCCGTGGCCCAGGCGATCGGCCCGGCGGTGGAACGGGCGCGGACGGCGGGCCTTAGCTGA
- a CDS encoding DUF4190 domain-containing protein has translation MGLTTTAPRSKATTTSAAPVPTGRRDTDGMAVASFVLGLLGLLVLNLFLGPIAIVLASIALLRGTSRKGRAMLGLGLGVADLVVLGVLMSMDNTVSWGLAG, from the coding sequence ATGGGACTCACCACCACCGCTCCCCGGTCCAAGGCCACCACCACCTCGGCCGCCCCCGTCCCCACCGGCCGGCGTGACACCGACGGCATGGCCGTCGCGTCGTTCGTCCTCGGCCTGCTCGGGCTGCTCGTCCTGAACCTCTTCCTCGGTCCGATCGCGATCGTCCTCGCGAGCATCGCGCTCCTGCGCGGGACCTCCCGGAAGGGCCGCGCGATGCTCGGACTCGGGCTCGGTGTGGCCGATCTCGTCGTCCTCGGAGTGCTGATGTCCATGGACAACACCGTGTCGTGGGGTCTCGCCGGCTGA
- a CDS encoding TetR family transcriptional regulator translates to MSHTLGIRQAQKQKTRQALLDAALQLLAEQSLSSLGLREVTRAVGVAPTAFYRHFRDMGDLGVALVEEALGSLHTTLVALLAATGDGDGEERIAATVELIVAYVRTHPAHVRFIAREQHGGVQAVRSAIGDQLTLFAEEVKDQFAQEPESAGWDPDDLLMLARMYVDHMVMTASALLEAAPDAQERVAASARRQLRLVSLGRHHWLDEK, encoded by the coding sequence ATGAGTCACACTCTCGGCATCCGGCAGGCCCAGAAGCAGAAAACCCGGCAGGCACTCCTCGACGCGGCGCTCCAGCTGCTCGCGGAGCAGAGCCTGAGCAGCCTGGGCCTGCGCGAGGTCACCCGTGCCGTGGGCGTGGCCCCCACCGCCTTCTACCGGCACTTCCGCGACATGGGCGACCTGGGTGTGGCCCTGGTCGAGGAAGCGCTCGGCAGCCTGCACACCACGCTCGTCGCCCTCCTCGCGGCGACCGGCGACGGTGACGGCGAGGAACGCATCGCGGCCACGGTCGAGTTGATCGTCGCCTATGTGCGCACGCACCCCGCCCACGTCCGCTTCATCGCCCGCGAGCAGCACGGCGGCGTACAGGCCGTGCGGTCCGCGATAGGCGATCAACTCACCCTGTTCGCCGAGGAGGTGAAGGACCAGTTCGCCCAGGAGCCCGAGTCGGCGGGCTGGGACCCGGACGACCTCCTGATGCTGGCCAGGATGTACGTCGACCACATGGTGATGACCGCGTCCGCACTCCTGGAGGCGGCACCCGACGCCCAGGAACGAGTGGCGGCCAGCGCACGCAGGCAGCTGCGCCTGGTGTCGCTCGGGCGGCACCACTGGCTGGACGAGAAGTGA
- a CDS encoding alpha/beta fold hydrolase: MTIDGDWTLDQTFAGPTGAVRWTALGAADAPPVVLVHGTPFSSYVWRGVARALSREHRVYVWDLPGYGTSEMRSGQDVTLAAQARVLTELLAHWGLAEPAVVAHDFGGCVALRAHLLHGARYERLAVVDPVALAPWGSPTYRLLGANADVFGQLPPALHEALVREYVASASHRGLHPAVLDRLVQPWCTQEGRPAFYRQIEQNDQRFTDEVQGRYAELALPVLICWGTQDTWIPVERGHELAKLIPGAELRLIEGAGHLVQEDAPAELTGELSRFLRTAR, from the coding sequence ATGACGATCGACGGCGACTGGACACTCGACCAGACCTTCGCGGGCCCGACCGGAGCCGTCCGCTGGACCGCCCTCGGCGCCGCGGACGCACCGCCCGTCGTCCTGGTCCACGGCACCCCCTTCTCCTCGTACGTCTGGCGGGGCGTGGCCCGCGCGCTCTCCCGCGAGCACCGCGTGTACGTGTGGGACCTGCCCGGCTACGGCACCTCGGAGATGCGGTCCGGGCAGGACGTGACCCTGGCCGCACAGGCCCGCGTCCTCACGGAGCTCCTCGCGCACTGGGGCCTGGCCGAACCGGCCGTGGTGGCCCACGACTTCGGCGGCTGCGTCGCCCTGCGCGCCCACCTCCTGCACGGCGCCCGCTACGAACGTCTCGCGGTCGTCGACCCGGTGGCGCTCGCACCCTGGGGCTCCCCCACCTACCGCCTGCTCGGCGCGAACGCCGACGTCTTCGGCCAACTGCCGCCCGCCCTGCACGAGGCACTCGTGCGCGAGTACGTCGCCTCGGCGAGCCACCGCGGCCTGCACCCGGCGGTGCTCGACCGCCTGGTCCAGCCCTGGTGCACCCAGGAGGGCAGGCCCGCGTTCTACCGGCAGATCGAGCAGAACGACCAGCGGTTCACCGATGAAGTCCAGGGACGGTATGCGGAGTTGGCGCTGCCCGTCCTCATCTGCTGGGGTACGCAGGACACCTGGATCCCGGTGGAGCGCGGCCACGAGCTCGCCAAGCTGATCCCCGGAGCCGAGCTGCGCCTGATCGAGGGTGCGGGACATCTCGTACAGGAGGACGCCCCGGCCGAGCTCACCGGCGAGCTGAGCCGCTTCCTGCGTACAGCTCGCTGA
- a CDS encoding helix-turn-helix transcriptional regulator, with protein MKSDRLLSILLLLQTRGQVPAHELADRLEVSVRTIYRDVEALSASGVPVYAERGRHGGIALLPGFRTDVTGLTADESRALFILAAQGAHAALGLDEAIGSALRKVMAALPAPHRPAAELTSRRILVDSARWMPGPRGSDPVTGDLDVLQDAVFSDRRLRLRYRHSGDAEPRTYTVDPYGLVSKAGVWYLVADRRGAPQLFRADRVRAATLTDQPVRRRPGVELADVWGVLKRQVEDRPVGVDVTARVARDRFAQFLRLKGHFVSAPPEDDGTSEWITVRLGFGVIGDARTLLPFAASVEVLSPPEVRAELADAAAAVSELYAGSGSARR; from the coding sequence GTGAAATCCGACCGGCTGCTCTCGATCCTGCTGCTGCTCCAGACCCGTGGGCAGGTCCCCGCCCATGAACTGGCCGACCGCCTCGAAGTCTCGGTGCGCACCATCTACCGCGACGTCGAGGCGCTCTCCGCCTCCGGCGTCCCGGTGTACGCCGAGCGCGGGCGGCACGGCGGCATCGCGCTCCTGCCCGGTTTCCGTACGGACGTCACGGGGCTCACCGCGGACGAGTCGCGGGCGCTGTTCATCCTGGCCGCGCAGGGCGCGCACGCCGCGCTCGGGCTCGACGAGGCGATCGGCTCCGCGCTGCGCAAGGTCATGGCGGCGCTGCCCGCACCGCACCGCCCGGCAGCCGAGCTGACGAGCCGCCGCATCCTCGTCGACTCGGCGCGCTGGATGCCGGGGCCCCGCGGATCGGATCCGGTCACCGGCGATCTCGACGTACTGCAGGACGCCGTCTTCTCCGACCGGCGGCTGCGCCTGCGCTACCGGCACAGCGGCGACGCGGAGCCGCGCACGTACACCGTGGACCCCTACGGCCTCGTCTCCAAGGCGGGTGTCTGGTACCTGGTCGCCGACCGGCGCGGCGCCCCGCAGCTCTTCCGCGCCGACCGCGTACGGGCGGCGACCCTCACGGACCAGCCGGTGCGGCGCAGGCCCGGCGTCGAACTCGCCGACGTATGGGGCGTGCTGAAGCGGCAGGTCGAGGACCGTCCGGTCGGCGTCGACGTGACGGCGCGGGTGGCGCGGGACCGCTTCGCGCAGTTCCTGCGTCTCAAGGGCCACTTCGTCAGCGCCCCTCCCGAGGACGACGGGACGAGCGAGTGGATCACCGTCCGGCTCGGGTTCGGCGTCATCGGCGACGCCCGCACGCTGCTCCCGTTCGCCGCGAGCGTGGAGGTGCTCTCGCCGCCCGAGGTGCGCGCCGAGCTGGCGGACGCCGCCGCCGCCGTCAGCGAGCTGTACGCAGGAAGCGGCTCAGCTCGCCGGTGA
- a CDS encoding LysR substrate-binding domain-containing protein: MFDSRHIRSFHEVVRTGSYSAAARSLGYTQPAITQQMKALERSVGTVLFTRVGRRMRLTEAGEALSRHAGIILGNIDAAQQQMNAITGLRTGRVRICAFPSANATLIPEALSRLAKSHPGVRVELQENEPPESLQRLVDGDCDVTLAFHYPGLHEDVPDEVVEIPLMEDQLTVLMPSRHPLARRRSVRLVDLAGERWIAGCLRCRANFLHECAEQGFAPDIAFTTDDNLVIQSLVAEGLGIAMMPGLVLNFLRHREVTGRALDPASRRQVSAYALREHLRIPATALVLDELKAVAANRVGC; encoded by the coding sequence GTGTTCGATTCCCGGCACATCAGGTCATTCCATGAAGTGGTCCGGACCGGCTCCTACTCCGCCGCCGCCCGCTCGCTCGGCTATACGCAGCCCGCGATCACCCAGCAGATGAAGGCGCTCGAACGGTCCGTCGGCACGGTCCTGTTCACGCGCGTCGGCCGCAGGATGCGGCTGACGGAGGCGGGCGAGGCGCTGTCCCGGCACGCGGGGATCATCCTCGGCAACATCGACGCCGCCCAGCAGCAGATGAACGCCATCACGGGCCTGCGCACCGGCCGCGTCCGCATCTGCGCCTTCCCAAGCGCCAACGCCACCCTCATCCCCGAGGCCCTGTCACGGCTCGCGAAGAGCCATCCCGGCGTACGCGTCGAGCTCCAGGAGAACGAACCTCCCGAGTCGCTCCAGCGTCTGGTGGACGGCGACTGCGACGTCACCCTGGCCTTCCACTACCCCGGCCTGCACGAGGACGTGCCGGACGAGGTGGTGGAGATCCCGCTGATGGAGGACCAGCTGACGGTCCTCATGCCGTCCCGGCATCCGCTGGCCCGGCGCCGTTCCGTCCGGCTCGTCGACCTCGCCGGCGAGCGCTGGATCGCGGGCTGCCTGCGCTGCCGCGCCAACTTCCTGCACGAATGCGCCGAGCAAGGCTTCGCGCCCGACATCGCGTTCACCACCGACGACAACCTCGTCATCCAGAGCCTGGTCGCCGAGGGGCTCGGCATCGCGATGATGCCGGGGCTCGTCCTCAACTTCCTGCGCCACCGGGAGGTGACGGGCCGGGCCCTCGACCCGGCGTCACGCCGGCAGGTCTCCGCGTACGCGCTCCGGGAGCATCTGCGGATTCCCGCGACGGCGCTGGTGCTGGACGAACTGAAGGCGGTAGCGGCGAACCGCGTGGGCTGCTGA
- a CDS encoding cysteine dioxygenase — MSTSTTAFRAARTTGRLDVLVSGVREAVGRGLPPDLTAYLVGERLAPHLGAADLLTAEQRAGDPEHYRQHLLHAEHDGSFSVIAVVWLPGQRTPVHDHVSWCVSGVHEGAEHERRYRLIPAASGSPARLVATEDLVNEQGTVAAFAPPGDIHRVWNTGTERAISLHVYGADISRLGTSVRRVYDLPADR, encoded by the coding sequence ATGAGCACCTCCACCACCGCGTTCCGCGCCGCCCGCACCACCGGGCGCCTGGATGTCCTCGTCTCCGGCGTGCGCGAGGCCGTCGGGCGGGGGCTTCCGCCGGACCTGACGGCGTACCTGGTCGGCGAGAGGCTCGCGCCGCATCTGGGCGCGGCCGATCTGCTCACCGCCGAGCAGCGTGCGGGCGACCCGGAGCACTACCGGCAGCATCTGCTGCACGCGGAGCACGACGGCAGCTTCTCCGTGATCGCCGTCGTCTGGCTGCCGGGCCAGCGCACGCCGGTCCACGACCACGTCTCCTGGTGCGTCTCCGGCGTCCACGAGGGCGCGGAGCACGAGCGGCGCTACCGGCTGATACCGGCGGCGTCCGGCTCCCCCGCGCGGCTCGTCGCCACCGAGGACCTGGTCAACGAGCAGGGCACGGTGGCCGCTTTCGCGCCGCCCGGCGACATCCACCGGGTCTGGAACACCGGTACGGAGCGTGCCATCTCGCTCCACGTGTACGGCGCGGACATCTCCCGCCTGGGCACCAGCGTGCGCCGGGTGTACGACCTGCCGGCCGACCGCTGA
- a CDS encoding YeiH family protein yields the protein MALLGQRQQTAPVLPPGPRPLPGLALAALGVVVAWTVHALVPAVPMLTAAVVLGLAAAHVPGVRAVVRGRGKAGLSLAGKRLMRTGIVLLGLKLSLDDVLGLGLATVAMVLGVVAATFFGTWWLGRRMGLPGDQPLLIATGYSICGASAIGAVSEVTESEEGDAAVSVALVTLCGTLAIAVLPLLQGPLGLTDAEFGRWAGASVHDVGQVVATAQTAGAGALGDAVLVKLMRVAVLAPLVAAVGLSVRARSATRGTGKRRPPVLPLFVAGFIGMVAARSTGWIPESALTAAAHAQELLLAAALFGLGAAVDLRSLTRTGGRVAALGLCAWVVVAGVSYVGVMATA from the coding sequence ATGGCGCTCCTGGGGCAGCGCCAGCAGACCGCCCCCGTGCTGCCTCCCGGCCCCCGCCCGCTGCCGGGCCTCGCCCTCGCCGCGCTCGGTGTCGTGGTGGCCTGGACGGTCCACGCCCTGGTCCCCGCCGTGCCGATGCTGACGGCGGCCGTGGTGCTCGGGCTCGCGGCGGCGCACGTGCCGGGCGTACGCGCTGTCGTACGAGGCCGGGGCAAGGCGGGGCTCTCGCTCGCCGGGAAGCGGCTGATGCGGACCGGCATCGTCCTGCTCGGCCTGAAGCTGAGCCTGGACGACGTCCTCGGCCTCGGCTTGGCGACCGTGGCGATGGTGCTCGGGGTGGTCGCGGCGACGTTCTTCGGGACGTGGTGGCTCGGCCGCCGGATGGGGCTGCCCGGCGATCAGCCGCTTCTGATCGCCACCGGGTACTCGATATGCGGTGCGTCCGCGATCGGCGCGGTCAGCGAGGTGACCGAGAGCGAGGAAGGGGACGCGGCGGTCTCGGTGGCGCTCGTAACGCTGTGCGGAACGCTGGCCATCGCTGTACTGCCGCTGCTGCAGGGGCCGTTGGGGCTGACTGACGCGGAGTTCGGCCGGTGGGCGGGTGCGAGTGTCCATGACGTGGGCCAGGTGGTGGCCACCGCGCAGACCGCCGGGGCGGGGGCCCTGGGGGACGCGGTCCTGGTGAAGCTGATGCGGGTGGCGGTGCTCGCGCCGCTGGTGGCGGCGGTGGGACTCTCCGTACGGGCACGCTCAGCGACCCGCGGAACGGGAAAGCGCCGCCCGCCGGTACTGCCGCTGTTCGTGGCGGGCTTCATCGGGATGGTCGCGGCACGAAGCACGGGCTGGATACCAGAATCCGCCCTCACCGCGGCGGCCCACGCCCAGGAACTGCTCCTGGCGGCAGCCCTGTTCGGCCTGGGCGCAGCGGTGGACCTACGGTCACTGACCCGGACGGGGGGCCGGGTGGCGGCACTGGGGCTGTGCGCGTGGGTGGTGGTGGCGGGGGTGTCCTACGTGGGGGTCATGGCGACGGCGTAG
- a CDS encoding thioesterase family protein, producing the protein MAEAASIPAAVPASIGDSEFDRDTAVTRREPGVYDIELSAGWTIINAVNGGYLLAVLGRALADALPHADPFTVSAHYLTASQPGPAVIRTDTARAGRTLSTGQASLFQYDEEGREVERIRVLASYGDLAGLPDDVRTTAKPPALPPIEQCFGPQDAPDHRPVPGSSAISDRLFLKLDPSTLGWALGQPSGKGEMRAWFGLADGRDADPLSLLLAVDALPPTAFEIGLSGWVPTVELTVHVRAKPAPGPLRVAITTRNLAGGFLEEDAEVWDSADRLVAQSRQLARVRLS; encoded by the coding sequence ATGGCAGAGGCAGCATCCATCCCGGCAGCGGTGCCCGCGAGCATCGGCGACAGCGAGTTCGACCGCGACACCGCGGTCACCCGACGGGAGCCCGGTGTCTACGACATCGAGCTCTCCGCCGGCTGGACGATCATCAACGCCGTCAACGGCGGCTATCTCCTCGCGGTCCTCGGCCGTGCGCTGGCCGACGCCCTGCCGCACGCGGACCCCTTCACGGTCTCCGCGCACTACCTCACGGCGTCCCAGCCCGGGCCCGCCGTGATCCGCACGGACACCGCACGCGCCGGGCGGACCCTGTCGACCGGGCAGGCCTCGCTCTTCCAGTACGACGAGGAGGGGCGCGAGGTCGAGCGGATCCGTGTGCTCGCCTCCTACGGAGATCTGGCGGGGCTCCCCGACGACGTCCGTACGACGGCCAAGCCGCCCGCGCTGCCGCCGATCGAGCAGTGCTTCGGGCCGCAGGACGCGCCGGACCACCGGCCGGTGCCCGGCAGTTCGGCGATCAGTGACCGGCTCTTCCTGAAGCTGGACCCGTCCACCCTGGGGTGGGCCCTCGGCCAGCCCTCCGGCAAGGGCGAGATGCGCGCCTGGTTCGGCCTCGCGGACGGGCGTGACGCCGATCCGCTGTCGCTGCTGCTCGCGGTGGACGCGTTGCCGCCGACGGCCTTCGAGATCGGGCTCTCCGGGTGGGTGCCGACGGTGGAGCTGACGGTGCACGTCCGCGCGAAGCCCGCGCCCGGCCCTCTCCGGGTCGCCATCACCACCCGCAACCTCGCCGGCGGCTTCCTGGAGGAGGACGCGGAGGTCTGGGACAGCGCGGACCGCCTGGTCGCCCAGTCCCGCCAACTGGCCCGCGTCCGCCTCTCCTGA